The sequence below is a genomic window from Desulfovibrio sp. Fe33.
CGAACGCGAAATCGCCTGGGCCGACAAGCCCGAGCGCCAGTAGGAGTCGGTCATGGCGATCAAGACCGGCGGCGGGTTCCTCAACGAGATCAACGTCACGCCCTTCGTGGACGTGATGCTGGTGCTGCTGATTATCTTCATGGTCACGGCCCCGCTCATGACCCAGGGGGTCGAGGTGGACCTGCCCGCCACCCGGACGGTCCGCAACCTGCCGCAGGATTCCGAGCATCTGGTCCTGACCGTGAAAAAGGACGGCAACATCTTTCTGGACGAGTACAAGGTGGGGCTGGACGAGCTTGAGGAGCATCTCAAGCGGCTGGTGGCCACCCAGAAGAAGCAGCTTTTCCTGCGCGCGGACCGGGAAGTACCTTACGGCACGGTCGTCCAGGTCATGGGCGAGATCAAGGCGGCGGGCATCGACAAGCTCGGCATCGTGGCCGAAGAGCCCAAGCCGGACAAGAAAAAATAGGGAACGGGACGAAACGACATGCAACGGACGCTGAGCTGGGCACTCTCCATCCTTTTCCATGCCGTGGTGGCGGTCGGACTGCTTCATTCCGTGGACCTGCCCCCCCTGCCGCAGATTGAACTCATGGAGGTGGAGCTGACCGACGTCCGGGAGCCGGAGCCGATCATCCCCATGCCCGCGCCCGCTCCCGCTCCAGAGCCGCCCGCCGCCCAGCCGCCCCCGGACGAGCTTCCGGCAGCCGCGCCCCTGCCCATGGACAAGACCGTGGTCCTGGACGACGCGCCGCCCGAACAGGCTCCAGCACCCGAACCCGAGACCGCCCCGGAGCCGGAACCGGAGACCGAAGTGGTGGAAATCAGCCCGACCAAGACCCTGCCCCCCGAAAAGCCGGCCGAGGACGGACTGCCCGAAAAAATCTACGTCCGCAAGGACGCCACCGTGCACAGGGGGGCCGAAGCCCGCTTCGGCCGGGCCTTGATGGGCGACTACTTTTCCTACTCCTCGCAGGAGTTCTCCGGCCAGTTCCGAACCAAGGACGACCGGGTCATCTCCATCATCGACGCCCGCAACACCAAGTATGGGCGATTCCTGATCTACGACTCCAAAAACAAGACCCTGCGCCGACTGAAGCAGGCGTTCGGCAAATACGTCTACACCATCGGGCCCTCCGTCGACGCCGACGAACCCGTGACCGGCTCGGTCACCTTCCTGGCCAAGAACGACCGCATCGAACGGTTCATCCTGGTCACGGACGAGGACCGCATCGCGCATTATCCGGTCAAGGTGCATGTGCGCGAGGAAGAACTTTCCTTCGACGGCCCGGCCGGACCGCTGGCGGCCCGTCTCTCCCGCCCGCCCTACGACGGGAATCATGCGGGCGTGGTGGTCGTCCACGGGCCGGAATGCGCCGATCCGGGCATGGTCCAGGCGTTCACCCGGACCCTGTCCATGCACGACCTGGCCGCCCTGACCTTCAGCCCGCGGGGATGCGCGGCCGAGCCGCCCGCCCCGGCAGGGTCCGGCGCACTGGCCGAAGACGCCGCGGCCGCCTACGGATTTCTCAAGGCCCACTCATCCATCGGCGCGGACAAGGCCGGGATATGGGGAGCCGGGCCGGGCGTGCCCGCCGCGCTCAGCGCCGCGATGCTGGCGAAGCCGGGTTTCCTGGTCTGTATGCTCACCGACGGGCTTGCTCCCGGCGACCTGCCGGACCCCAAGGCCCTTGCCCGCCTCGACCTGCCCGTGCTCTGGCTCGTCACCGGCCGCAAGACGGCCGAATGGCGGCCCCTCATCAAAACTCTCGAAGCCCTGCGCGACAAGGAAAAGCTCGCCTTCACCATCGTCGTGGCCCCGGCCAAGACGAGCCGGGAAGTTCTCGAAGCCGAGGGAGGGCAATCCTCCTGGGTTGAACAGGTGGCCGACGATCACGCCTCCCTGGCCGCGTCCTGGATAAGTAGCATCGGTCCGCCTCCGGCGGCGCAATAACCGGCCGCGCCTTCCATTCGGTTTGCGAATACGTTAAGATATATTCAGCGTTGAGGCCATGCCCGCCACACTCAGCAACCGGACGCCCAGTGAAGACCGACCGCGAACCTATACCTCGCCCCGACACGGAAACCCGCGAACGGTTGCTCGACTTCACTCCCGGCATGTTCCGCCGCCTGGTGGAAGCCTCCGGCATGGCGGTCTCGGTCCACGACAAGAACCTCTTTCCCGTATGGGGCAACAAAGCCTACGCCCGGCTCTGGGGCTACTCCATCGAGGAAATCCTGGACAACCGCCTGGACCAGAAACACATCCTTCCCGCTGAGACCCTGGACCTCTATTGGAACGTGGTCCTGCCCACGGTCAGGCAAGGCAAACGGTGGGAAGGCGAATACGTCATCCGCTCCAAGGACGGGACTCTGCGTTCGGTCAAGGGATGGTTCGATCCCGTCACCGACGATTCCGGAGAAATCACCCACGTCATCTCCATCAAACAGGACCTGTCCGACCTTATCCGCATCCGCGAGGCCCTCGGCACGGCACAGAAGAGCCTGAAATTCATATCCGAAAGCACCAGCGACATCTTTTTCCGTCTTAACCTGCACACCGGCCTATACGATTACCTCAGCCCTTCCGTAGTGCGGTTTTCCGGCTATTCCGTGCAGGAATATCAGGACAATCCGCTGCTCCTCTGGCACATCGTCCACCCGGACTGGCGCGACTATCTGGACGAGGTCATGGAGGAACTGCTCGAAGGCAGGGTCCGCGCCGAATACGTGTTTCAATTCATTCACAAATCAGGCGAAGTCCGCTGGGCCAGCCAGCGGCACATCCTGCTTCGGGACAAACACGGCCATCCCGTGGCCGTGGAAGGCATCGCCACGGACATCACCGCGCGCAAACGCGCCGAGGAGCGTCTGCGCGCCAGCGAGGAAAAATACCGTTTCCTGGCCGAGAACACCGCCGACGCCATCTGGACCATGGACGACGACTACCGCATGATCTACGCCACGCCGTCCATCAAAGACATCAGCGGCTATACCCCGGAGGAAGTGCAGGGACGCCAGATCAGGGAACTGGTCGCCGAGGATTCGATCTCCAGGCTGGAAGAGGCGCTGGCCCGGCGCAAGGACGCCGAAAACGAGGGAAACTTCACCATGGTCAGCAGCCTTGAGCTGGAGCACCTCCATAAAAACGGCCAGACCTTCTGGGCCGAGACCGTGATAAAACGGCTGCTCGACGACTCGGGCCGCCCCATCGGATTCCAGGGCGTGTCCAGGGACGTCACCATCCGCCGGGAAGCCGGGGCCGCCGTGGAGGCCAGCGAAGCCCGCTTCCGCACCCTGTTCGAGGACTCCCCCATTTCCCTCTGGGAAGAGGACCTGACCCGGCTCAAGTTCTACCTGGACGAACTCAAGGAGCAAGGCGTCACCGACTTCCGGAGTTACTTCTACGAAAATCCCGAATCGTTGGCCAAGTGCGCCTCCCTGGTCACAGTGGTGGACGTGAACAAGGCCACCCTGCCCCTGCTCGGCGCGCACTCCAAAGAGGAGCTGTTGGGCAACCTGGATAAGGTCCTGACCGACAGTTCCATGGCCGCTTTCACCGAAGAAATCATCATGCTCACCGAAGGCGGCCGGGAATACTGCGGCGAGAGCACCAACCGCACCCTGGACGGGGACACCATCTGGGTCATGGTCCACTTCTACGTCCCGGACGAATACCAGGACACCCTCTCCCGCGTCATCGTCTCGCTGCTGGACGTGACCCCGAGACGACGGGCCGAAGAGGCCCTCATGGACTCGGAGGAACGCTACCGCGTGCTGGCCGAGAACTCGCAGGAAGGGGTCATCGTCATGCAGAACGGTTCGGTCCGCTACGTCAACAGGTCCATGAGACGCATTACCGGCTACACGGCCGACGAACTCGAAAAGCTGAATTTCGCGGACATGGTCCATCCCGACGACCGGAACGAAAACACCCCGAGGCTCGCCCGGATGGGAATGGGCAAGGACAAGACCCCGCTGGGCTTCTTCCGCATAGTGACCAAGAACGGCGGGACCAAATGGATCAACATGAACGTCAAGCCCATCATGTGGGGCGGGCGCGAAGCGTTGATGTTCATCCTTACCGACATCACCCGCTACAAAGCCCTGGAATCGGAACTGCTCATCGCCCACGCCCAGATGGAAAACCGGGTCCGCAAACGCACGGCGGAGCTGTCCAAGGCTAACGTCCGTCTCAAGGCCGTGGCCGAGGAGCGCGGCCAGGCCCAGGAACGCATCCAGGCGCTCACCCAGCAGCTCATCCGCGTGCAGGAAGACGAACGCCAGCGCATCGCCCGCGACCTGCACGACAACGTGGCCCAGGACCTGTCCTCGATCATGCTCAAGATGGAGACCCTGTTCGACGGCCATCCCGGTGCCGATCCGGAACTGACCGGACGGGGCCGGGCCGTGACGGAAGTCCTGCGCCACACCATCGCATCGGTCCGGGAAATCGCCTACGGCCTGCGTCCCCCGGCGCTGGACCAGCTCGGTTTGGTCCAGGCCCTGGATAATTTATGCCATGAGGCGGGAAGCCGATATGGGTTCGACGTTGACTTTTTTGCCACAGGAATCGAGAATATTTCCTTGGACTTCGACGTGGAAATCAATCTCTACCGAATGGTCCAGGAAGCCGTCAGAAACATCTGCCGCCATGCCCGGGCGACCCGGGCAGTGATCCGGCTGGTCAAGAGCCACCCGGACATCCTCATCCGCATCGAGGACAATGGCCGGGGATTCTTAATGAGGGAAAGCCTGGCCAAGGCCGACGCGGAAAAACGCATGGGCCTTCGAAGCATGGAGGAGAGAGCCCGCCTTATCGGCGGCTCCATGGAGATCCAGACCCTGACCGGAACCGGCACGCGCATCCTCTTCAAGGTTCCGATCGAAAGCGCGAGGAGACACGGTTAGCATGGGAACAAATATCATGGACATCATGATCGTCGACGACCACCCCCTCTTCCGGGAGGGGCTCAAAACCATCATCAGCAGAGACCAGCATTTCGCGGTCTGCGCCGAAGCGGGCTCCGGCGGCGAGGGCATAGCCCTGGCGCGGACCAACAGGCCCGACATCGTCCTGGTGGACATCTCCATGCCCGACAAGAGCGGCATCCAGATGATCCGCGAGCTCAAGGACGAACTGCCCCAGACCCGATTCGTCATCATTTCCATGCATTCCGAGGCCGACTACATCATCGAGGCCTTCCGTGCCGGCGCCACCGCTTACATCATCAAGGAATCCGCAGCGGGGCAGCTCATCAAGGGCCTCCATACCGTTGCCAAGGGGAACATCTTCCTGGATGGGGCCCTGTCTCAGGAGGTGGTCTTCAAACTGCTCCAGACCAAGGACGACGCCGACGACGGACAGAACGACCCTTATTCCACACTAACCCCCCGCGAACAGGAAGTCATGCGTATGCTCGCCGAGGGGCTCACCGCCAAGGGCATGGCCGAGCAACTGTTCATCAGCCCCAAGACCGTGGAGAACCACCGCACCAACCTCATGAAAAAGCTCGGGCTCAAGAACTCGGTGGAGCTGGTCCGGTACGCCGCCCGGCTGGGACTCATCAACATCGAGACCTGGGCCATCTGACGTCTCCCCCCTGTAAACGCGAAGGCCCCCGGCGACCGAAGTCGCCGGGGGCCTTTTATTAGGGGAATGGCTGATGGAATTACTGCGCTTCGATGGTGATCCGTTTGGGTTGGACCTTCTCCAGCTTGGGCAGGAAGAGTTCCAGGACCCCGTTCTCCACGGAAGCCTTGATGCGTTCCCGGTCCACGATGTCGGAGATGGACACGGAGCGAACATACTCGCACTCGCCGAACTGCATCTCCACGAACTTCTCGCCGACCGCCTGGCACTGGCTCGAACGGCCCGTTACGGTCAGCTCGTCCTCTTCCAGGTCGATGGACATGTCTTCCTTGCTCACGCCGGGCATATCCATGAATATATGGAAGCCGTCCTCGCGCTCCAGGATGTCCGTGGCCGGACGGAAGCGGGTCAGCTCCTTGCGTTCCTCTTTCTTCACGACTTCACTCATGACACCCTCCTTGTTAGGCGACGTCGATGCTGATGGTGCGCGGCTTGACCTCTTCGGACTTGGGCAGGGTCACGGTCAGGACACCGTCCTTCATGGCGGCGGTCACTCTTTCCCTGTCCACCGGCACGCCAATGTTGATAACTCTGTGGAAAACACCACTCGGACGCTCCTGCCTATAGAATTTGCCTTCCGGAGCGGTCCGCTCTCCCTTGATGACCAGCGTCTTGTCGGTGAGGGTCAGTTCCACATCGTCAATGGTCACTCCGGGCACTTCGGCGCGGACGTAAATGTTCTCGTCGTCGTTGCTCAAATTGAGCGGGGGGTAGGCCAGACGTCGGTCGTCGCCCATGGGGGATCGCAAGAACTCTTCAAAAACACGATCCAACCTGGACGGGAAATTATACAGCGTATTGAAATCGATAACCATGAACGGCACCTCCTTTTCTTTGTACGCGAACTAAATAGGCACGTTTCCATGGCCGTCAAGCCTGCCTGTGGAAAAAAATTTATTCCACCCCCCGTTTTTCTCTTTTAGCACCTTCCGAGACGCCCTCGCCCGCGGCATTTTGGCCGTGGCGGGGACGGGGGATTGTGTGGTATGGACCCGGTCATGAGAACAATAATCCTGAACATATCATCATTCCTCGTTGTCTTGGGGCTCCTGGCGGCCTGCGGCCAGGAAACGCCCGTGGCCGTGAAAAAAGGCGCGGGGTACGAACCCGCGGCAACGGCCGTGGCGGAACGGGCGGTGCTGCCCAGGCTGTTCGACGCCGTGGGCACGGTGCAGGCCAAGACGGACATCCGCGTGGAGGCCCAGGTCACGGGAAGGGTGCTCGAAGTGCTTGTCCGGCCCGGCGACCGGGTGAACAAGGGCGACAAACTGCTGGTGCTGGACAGCCGCGCCTCGGAAACCCGGCTGGACCGTTCCCGGCAGGCGGTTTCCTCCGCCAGGAGCATGGCCGCCCAGGCGCGTGACGCCCTGGCTTCCGCCAGGGCCGCGCACACCAAGGCTGAATCAACCTACCGGCGCATGAATCAGCTCTTCGAACAGAAAGTGGTCACGGCCGAGGAAGTGGAAAAGGCCGAAGCCGCCTACCTCCAGGCCAAAGCCGCCCTGAATCAGGCCGAACAGGGCGTGGCAGCCGCCGAAGCGCGCGCCCGCGAAGCGGACAAAGTGGTCCAGGAGGCCGAAATTTCCCTGGGATACACGACCATCACCGCCCAGGAGCCGGGAGAGGTGGCCAAACGCCTGGTGGAGCCGGGCGACCTGGCTTTCCCCAACAAGGAACTGCTCACCCTGCACACCGGGGGCTCCATGCACCTTGAGGCCATGGTCCGCGAAGCGCTCATCGGCCGCATCAAACTCGGCGACAACATGTCCGTGGTCATCACGGCGCTCAACGACAAGGAGCCGCTGACCGGAGTGGTCCAGGAGATCGAGCCCCTGGCCGACCCCGTGACCCGCTCCTTCCTGGTCAAGGTCCGGCTGCCGGACCGGCCCGGCCTGTACCCCGGCATGTTCGGCAGACTGCTGGTGCCCCTGGGCGACCGGGAAACCGTGCTGGTTCCCTCGGCGGCGGTCCGCCGAGTGGGCCAGCTCGAAACGGTCATGGTCAAATCCGGCGACGCGTGGCAGCCGGTCTACGTGCGCACCGGCGAGACCTTCGGCGGCAAGACCGAAATCCTGTCCGGCCTGTCCGGCGGCGAAACCTTGGGCCTGTCCCGGGAGGGTAGCCGCTGATGCAGCCCGATCAATCCAGGGTCCGGGGATTTCTGCCGTCCTTCGTCCGCTATTTCCTGACCTCGCAGATGTCCGTCATCCTCGCGCTGGCCTCGCTGCTCGTGGGCGCGGCGGCCATCATGGTCACACCGCGCGAGGAAGAGCCCCAAATCGTGGTGCCCATGGCCGACGTTCTCGTCCAGGTGCCAGGAGCGTCCGCCGAGGAGGTGGAAAAGCTCGTGACCACCCCTCTGGAACGGCTGCTCTGGCAGATCGACGGGGTGGAATACGTCTATTCGACGTCGAGCAAGGACCAGACCGCCGTCACCGTGCGCTTCCATGTGGGCGAAGACCGCGAGGACTCGCTCATCAAGCTCCACAACACCATTCTCAAGAACCAGGACATGGCTCCCTCCATCGTGGCGGGCTGGGTGGTCAAGCCGGTGGAGATCGACGACGTTCCCATCGTCACCCTGACCCTGCACGCCGAACACGGCTT
It includes:
- the tolR gene encoding protein TolR, giving the protein MAIKTGGGFLNEINVTPFVDVMLVLLIIFMVTAPLMTQGVEVDLPATRTVRNLPQDSEHLVLTVKKDGNIFLDEYKVGLDELEEHLKRLVATQKKQLFLRADREVPYGTVVQVMGEIKAAGIDKLGIVAEEPKPDKKK
- a CDS encoding PAS domain-containing sensor histidine kinase; the encoded protein is MKTDREPIPRPDTETRERLLDFTPGMFRRLVEASGMAVSVHDKNLFPVWGNKAYARLWGYSIEEILDNRLDQKHILPAETLDLYWNVVLPTVRQGKRWEGEYVIRSKDGTLRSVKGWFDPVTDDSGEITHVISIKQDLSDLIRIREALGTAQKSLKFISESTSDIFFRLNLHTGLYDYLSPSVVRFSGYSVQEYQDNPLLLWHIVHPDWRDYLDEVMEELLEGRVRAEYVFQFIHKSGEVRWASQRHILLRDKHGHPVAVEGIATDITARKRAEERLRASEEKYRFLAENTADAIWTMDDDYRMIYATPSIKDISGYTPEEVQGRQIRELVAEDSISRLEEALARRKDAENEGNFTMVSSLELEHLHKNGQTFWAETVIKRLLDDSGRPIGFQGVSRDVTIRREAGAAVEASEARFRTLFEDSPISLWEEDLTRLKFYLDELKEQGVTDFRSYFYENPESLAKCASLVTVVDVNKATLPLLGAHSKEELLGNLDKVLTDSSMAAFTEEIIMLTEGGREYCGESTNRTLDGDTIWVMVHFYVPDEYQDTLSRVIVSLLDVTPRRRAEEALMDSEERYRVLAENSQEGVIVMQNGSVRYVNRSMRRITGYTADELEKLNFADMVHPDDRNENTPRLARMGMGKDKTPLGFFRIVTKNGGTKWINMNVKPIMWGGREALMFILTDITRYKALESELLIAHAQMENRVRKRTAELSKANVRLKAVAEERGQAQERIQALTQQLIRVQEDERQRIARDLHDNVAQDLSSIMLKMETLFDGHPGADPELTGRGRAVTEVLRHTIASVREIAYGLRPPALDQLGLVQALDNLCHEAGSRYGFDVDFFATGIENISLDFDVEINLYRMVQEAVRNICRHARATRAVIRLVKSHPDILIRIEDNGRGFLMRESLAKADAEKRMGLRSMEERARLIGGSMEIQTLTGTGTRILFKVPIESARRHG
- a CDS encoding response regulator — protein: MGTNIMDIMIVDDHPLFREGLKTIISRDQHFAVCAEAGSGGEGIALARTNRPDIVLVDISMPDKSGIQMIRELKDELPQTRFVIISMHSEADYIIEAFRAGATAYIIKESAAGQLIKGLHTVAKGNIFLDGALSQEVVFKLLQTKDDADDGQNDPYSTLTPREQEVMRMLAEGLTAKGMAEQLFISPKTVENHRTNLMKKLGLKNSVELVRYAARLGLINIETWAI
- a CDS encoding Hsp20/alpha crystallin family protein, with product MSEVVKKEERKELTRFRPATDILEREDGFHIFMDMPGVSKEDMSIDLEEDELTVTGRSSQCQAVGEKFVEMQFGECEYVRSVSISDIVDRERIKASVENGVLELFLPKLEKVQPKRITIEAQ
- a CDS encoding Hsp20/alpha crystallin family protein, whose translation is MVIDFNTLYNFPSRLDRVFEEFLRSPMGDDRRLAYPPLNLSNDDENIYVRAEVPGVTIDDVELTLTDKTLVIKGERTAPEGKFYRQERPSGVFHRVINIGVPVDRERVTAAMKDGVLTVTLPKSEEVKPRTISIDVA
- a CDS encoding efflux RND transporter periplasmic adaptor subunit; protein product: MRTIILNISSFLVVLGLLAACGQETPVAVKKGAGYEPAATAVAERAVLPRLFDAVGTVQAKTDIRVEAQVTGRVLEVLVRPGDRVNKGDKLLVLDSRASETRLDRSRQAVSSARSMAAQARDALASARAAHTKAESTYRRMNQLFEQKVVTAEEVEKAEAAYLQAKAALNQAEQGVAAAEARAREADKVVQEAEISLGYTTITAQEPGEVAKRLVEPGDLAFPNKELLTLHTGGSMHLEAMVREALIGRIKLGDNMSVVITALNDKEPLTGVVQEIEPLADPVTRSFLVKVRLPDRPGLYPGMFGRLLVPLGDRETVLVPSAAVRRVGQLETVMVKSGDAWQPVYVRTGETFGGKTEILSGLSGGETLGLSREGSR